AATCCACACTCCAAGACATTAAAGGTAATTTATAAATCATATATCTTTTTGCGACAGGCATTTGTAAAATACCACTAAAAATCAACGCAAAAACACTAATCATTATTCCTAAATGAGTTATTTGATTAAATATACTTTGTCTTTTAATTTTCATTTTTTTCCTTAGTAAAACACCTGCTAAAACACCTGCAATCGGGCTTAATAAAACACTTTTAATAATTTTGTCATTACTGGTTATTTTGTTATTTATATCTACTTTCATATGTGCTATTCCTTGAGTGTTGTTTGCGTGTTTTGTGCTTATTGCTTCTTGAATTTTTTCAAATGAAATCGGCGATACATAAAAAGTTGCAGTTCCGCCGTTTTGTTTATCTCCGTAAATATATGTGCCATCATCTTTGGCTAAATCTTTATATTCTTGTGCCTTTTTTAGGGCTAGTAATTTTATTTTTTCCTTATTTGCATATATCATTGCGTTTTTAGGACAAGCACTCACACAAGCAGGAATACTAATATCAGCACATAAATCGCATTTATACATAACTCCACCACCTGCTAATTTAGGTGCTATTTTAAGATAAACTCCAACCCCTGCTTGTCGTTGTGGTATGTGCCAAGGGCAAACATCTTTACATTTTGCTCCACCAAAACAAACATTAGGGTTAATCTTAACTGCTGAATTATCTTTGCTAATTGCTCCAAAAGGACATATTTTAAGACAAGTTGGGTCATCACAATGCATACAATGTCTTGGGATATTTATGTTTTTATTATCTATGTTTAATTTTTCAACATAGATGAAATTATAAGGATTTAGCCTATTAATCTCATCTTTTTTGTCTTGATAATCTTCATAAAATTTTTGTGGATAATAATTTGGTATTTTGCTAATTGGTTTAGGAAAAACATCTTTATTTTTTAATTTACAAGCACTTACGCATAAAGGTGTTGCTAAATTAGCACAGCCATCGCAAAGGCTTAAATCAATTAGTTTTGCCATTTTTTCTTGATTGGTATTTGCAAAAACCTTGCTTACACTAGCAATTCCTGCGATTTTTAAAAAATTTCTTCTATCTAAACTCATAATATTCCTTTTTTTGATAAAGTATAAGAGTTTTTAAAAATTATGTATGTGATAAAGTTACAATGAAAAAGATTGAAGATTTTTTAAATTCTATATTTACAAATAATGAGCTAATTAAAAAATGTTTAGAAAAAGGTCTTTTTAAGACTTATAAAAAAGGTGATGATTTATGGGATTGTCAAGGGCTTATATTTATAATTGATGGAAGTATTAAGATATTTATTGATAATGGCATTAGAAAGATTGATATTTTTAATTTATCAAATGATGAATATTGCTTATTATCAGCTTCTTGCGTGCTAAATAATATTAGTTTTGATGTTAATATTGAGTTTGTAAAAAACACTAATGTTTGGGTAATTCCTAGCAAAGATTTAGAAGAATTAAGCGAAAAATATTTAGAATTTAAACAGCTAAAATTAGACATTATTTCTAAAAGACTTAGCGAAATTATGCAATTTTTAGAAGATTTTGCTTTTATGCCGCTTTCAAATCGTGTTTTAAAATATATAAAAGATAATGCAAGCAATAATGAATTAAAAATCACTCACGAAGAATTAGCAAGAGTAGTAGGTAGCTCAAGAGAAAGTATTTCAAGGGTTTTAAAAGAGTTGAAAAATGATAATAAAATCGTGTTAAAACGAGGTGCTATTATTGTTTGTACTTAAAGAATTTAAAACAGGAGTTTAAAATAAATCTTAGATATTGCTAGATTTAAAATCTAAATTTCAAATTTAAATTCTTTAAAATTAAATGATTTTTCTAATTGCAATACTAAAAATAAAGCTATTTAAAATAATTTGAAATAGGATTTTGGTTTTTTTATAATTATTTATATTATAAACTTTACCTATAAATCCTAATAACCATAAACTCCACTAAACCCTTATTTCCCAAGTATTTTAAACAATCTATTACCACTAGTCCATTTCAAATAACTCAAAAACTTTTTCATATTTTTTCATTTTTTTCAATTTTTTTAAAAAATATTTTCATATTTAAGAATACTTTAAGTTTTGCTGTATATAATTCAGGCTTTCGTTTGCATAACTTCAGTTATCAAACTTGTTATTTTAAATAGTTTTATTGTTAATTTTAAATATATCAATTATTTCAACGTCAATCTTTGATATCTAAACAAGTGATCAAGAGCCATTTAAAACTTTCTTATATATAAGTTTTAAATCATTCACTTCATTATTTTATTTATTTTTTAATTTTTCATAGATTAAAAAATAATCATTTAAATTATGGAGAGTTTGATCCTGGCTCAGAGTGAACGCTGGCGGCGTGCCTAACACATGCAAGTCGAACGATGAAGTCTAGCTTGCTAGACGGATTAGTGGCGCACGGGTGAGTAATGTATAGCTAACTTGCCCCTTACAAGAGGACAACACTTAGAAATGAGTGCTAATACTCTATACTCCGCTCTAACATAAGTTAGGGTGGGAAAGTTTTTCGGTAAGGGATAGGGCTATATTGTATCAGCTAGTTGGTAAGGTAATGGCTTACCAAGGCTATGACGCATATCTGGTCTTAGAGGATGATCAGACACACTGGAACTGAGACACGGTCCAGACTCCTACGGGAGGCAGCAGTGGGGAATATTGCTCAATGGGGGAAACCCTGAAGCAGCAACGCCGCGTGGAGGATGACACTTTTCGGAGCGTAAACTCCTTTTTTACAAGAAGAATACTGACTGTATTGTAAGAATAAGCACCGGCTAACTCCGTGCCAGCAGCCGCGGTAATACGGAGGGTGCAAGCGTTACTCGGAATCACTGGGCGTAAAGGGCGCGTAGGCGGAGTAGTAAGTTGGATGTGAAATCTAATGGCTTAACCATTAAACTGCATTCAAAACTGCTATTCTAGAGTAAGGGAGAGGCAGATGGAATTAGTAGTGTAGGGGTAAAATCCGTAGATATTACTAAGAATGCCAATTGCGAAAGCGATCTGCTAGAACTTAACTGACGCTAAGGCGCGAAAGCGTGGGGAGCAAACAGGATTAGATACCCTGGTAGTCCACGCCCTAAACGATGTATGCTAGTTGTTGGAATGCTAGTCATTTCAGTAATGCACCTAACGGATTAAGCATACCGCCTGGGGAGTACGGTCGCAAGATTAAAACTCAAAGGAATAGACGGGGACCCGCACAAGCGGTGGAGCATGTGGTTTAATTCGAAGATACGCGAAGAACCTTACCTGGGCTTGATATCCTAAGAACCTTGTAGAGATACGAGGGTGCTAGCTTGCTAGAACTTAGAGACAGGTGCTGCACGGCTGTCGTCAGCTCGTGTCGTGAGATGTTGGGTTAAGTCCCGCAACGAGCGCAACCCACGTATTTAGTTGCTAACAGTTCGGCTGAGCACTCTAAATAGACTGCCTTCGCAAGGAGGAGGAAGGTGTGGACGACGTCAAGTCATCATGGCCCTTATGCCCAGGGCTACACACGTGCTACAATGGCATATACAATGAGAAGCAATACCGCGAGGTGGAGCAAATCTATAAAATATGTCTTAGTTCGGATTGTTCTCTGCAACTCGAGAGCATGAAGCCGGAATCGCTAGTAATCGTAAATCAGCTATGTTACGGTGAATACGTTCCCGGGTCTTGTACTCACCGCCCGTCACACCATGGGAGTTGATTGTGCTTTAAGTCGGAATACTAAACTAGTTACCGCCCACAGCAAAATCAGCGACTGGGGTGAAGTCGTAACAAGGTAACCGTAGGAGAACCTGCGGTTGGATCACCTCCTTTCTAGAGTACATACTCTTTAACTCACACTAAAGAGTAATAATAAATATTTCAAGAGCTCTTGAGAGCTTGTTTGGATATCAAAGGTTGAAATGAGTATTGATATGGGGAATTAGCTCAGCTGGGAGAGCGCCTGCCTTGCACGCAGGAGGTCAGCGGTTCGATCCCGCTATTCTCCACCATATAAAACTTAAACAGAGCATTTAAGCTAAATGTTCTTTCTAGGTTTTATTTAATTTAATTCTATGTTATATATAGTTTCTAACCTAGTGTTATTTTATTTATCAATGTTAAGAGTCACAAGCAAGTAATATAAAACAATTTCATAAGCTTGTTAAAGGTAGTTATACTTAATCTCTTTCTTATTACATATATTAAGTATATATAAGAAAAAGTTTTTAAGCATCACAGCTTAGACGCTTTCCGTCTTGAAGATTAAGATTAATAATTACATAAAAACTTTAGCAAGGAAGTAATGCGTTTTAGTAATACTAAAAACAATAACAATAATGCATGCAAATATATTTCAATTAATACTATTAATTGTAAAAATATTAATAACATTATTAACAAAGGTAAGCTAATAAGAGCAAATGGTGGATGCCTTGGCAGACAAAGGCGATGAAGGACGTACTAGACTGCGATAAGCTACGAGGAGCCGTCAAGGGGCATTAATTCGTAGATTTCCGAATGGGGCAACCCAATACA
This is a stretch of genomic DNA from Campylobacter sp. RM12651. It encodes these proteins:
- a CDS encoding cytochrome b/b6 domain-containing protein, producing MSLDRRNFLKIAGIASVSKVFANTNQEKMAKLIDLSLCDGCANLATPLCVSACKLKNKDVFPKPISKIPNYYPQKFYEDYQDKKDEINRLNPYNFIYVEKLNIDNKNINIPRHCMHCDDPTCLKICPFGAISKDNSAVKINPNVCFGGAKCKDVCPWHIPQRQAGVGVYLKIAPKLAGGGVMYKCDLCADISIPACVSACPKNAMIYANKEKIKLLALKKAQEYKDLAKDDGTYIYGDKQNGGTATFYVSPISFEKIQEAISTKHANNTQGIAHMKVDINNKITSNDKIIKSVLLSPIAGVLAGVLLRKKMKIKRQSIFNQITHLGIMISVFALIFSGILQMPVAKRYMIYKLPLMSWSVDYYISLMIHYIFSISLIFFVFLHITYYILRKDFSMLPKKGDIKKSIKLIYAIIFNKEEEPCEKYLPEQRLAYLGLVIIMAVLIITGLIKTYKNLAEISISENSIFLVALLHNIGMFLMIFWIFIHLFAFVFKTNRALLGAMFGGKIDAKYVLKRHKLWHEGVKAAKKVLNML
- a CDS encoding Crp/Fnr family transcriptional regulator produces the protein MKKIEDFLNSIFTNNELIKKCLEKGLFKTYKKGDDLWDCQGLIFIIDGSIKIFIDNGIRKIDIFNLSNDEYCLLSASCVLNNISFDVNIEFVKNTNVWVIPSKDLEELSEKYLEFKQLKLDIISKRLSEIMQFLEDFAFMPLSNRVLKYIKDNASNNELKITHEELARVVGSSRESISRVLKELKNDNKIVLKRGAIIVCT